In a genomic window of Coregonus clupeaformis isolate EN_2021a chromosome 27, ASM2061545v1, whole genome shotgun sequence:
- the LOC121542082 gene encoding ubiquitin-conjugating enzyme E2 D2 isoform X2, producing MFHWQATIMGPNDSPYQGGVFFLTIHFPTDYPFKPPKVAFTTRIYHPNINSNGSICLDILRSQWSPALTISKVLLSICSLLCDPNPDDPLVPEIARIYKTDREKYNRIAREWTQKYAM from the exons TGTTTCACTGGCAGGCTACAATAATGGGACCA AATGACAGTCCGTATCAGGGTGGTGTGTTCTTCTTGACCATTCACTTCCCCACTGACTATCCCTTCAAACCACCAAAA GTTGCATTCACCACAAGAATCTACCACCCAAACATCAACAGCAATGGCAGCATCTGCTTGGACATCCTGAGGTCGCAGTGGTCGCCAGCACTCACCATCTCCAAAG TCCTCCTGTCCATCTGCTCACTTCTCTGTGACCCAAACCCAGATGACCCTCTAGTGCCTGAGATCGCACGCATCtacaagacagacagggaaaa ATACAACAGAATAGCCCGGGAATGGACACAGAAATATGCTATGTAG